In Methylotenera mobilis JLW8, the following are encoded in one genomic region:
- a CDS encoding YaiI/YqxD family protein has product MKIWVDADACPVVIKEILFRAAERTKITTTLVANQFLRTPPSTYIKTVQVASGFDVADNHIVLALQAGDLVITADIPLAAQVVEKGAYALNPRGELYTEANIKERLSMRNLMEELRSNGVEISGQSAFNQGDRQAFASALDKLIANYLKNNQVLSNSVLPVDTK; this is encoded by the coding sequence ATGAAGATATGGGTAGATGCAGACGCGTGCCCGGTTGTGATAAAAGAAATTTTATTCAGGGCTGCAGAACGCACCAAGATTACCACCACGCTGGTGGCTAATCAGTTTCTGCGCACGCCACCTTCCACCTATATTAAGACGGTGCAGGTTGCCAGTGGCTTTGATGTTGCTGACAATCATATTGTGTTAGCCCTACAGGCTGGTGACTTAGTGATTACCGCGGATATCCCGCTCGCGGCACAGGTAGTAGAAAAAGGCGCCTACGCGCTGAACCCGCGCGGTGAACTCTATACCGAAGCCAACATCAAAGAACGCTTAAGCATGCGTAACTTAATGGAAGAGCTACGCAGCAATGGTGTGGAGATTAGCGGGCAATCTGCATTCAATCAGGGTGATCGCCAAGCGTTTGCCTCTGCACTGGATAAACTAATTGCTAACTATCTGAAAAATAATCAGGTTTTATCCAATAGTGTTTTACCAGTAGATACAAAATAA
- a CDS encoding DEAD/DEAH box helicase — MTIETSNTTTFDSLGLSEPILRAINDAGYSAPTPIQANAIPLVLSGGDLLAGAQTGTGKTAGFTLPILHLLSKKPRAEAAASRPRCLMLSPTRELAAQIEESVKTYGKHLPLTSTVIFGGVNANPQIARLKKPLDILVATPGRLLDHANQKNVDLSGIEILVLDEADRMLDMGFIRDIKKILAILPKQRQNLLFSATFSEEIKALADGLLHNPGFVEVARRNTASELVEQTVHMVPQAHKRDLVTHLIKHHDWKQVLVFTRTKHGANRLAEKLIKDDIQAAAIHGNKSQGARTKALAQFKDGSMRVLVATDIAARGLDIDQLPQVVNFELPNVPEDYVHRIGRTGRAGSSGAAVSLVDREEIKLLKDIEKLIKREIPRVSVEGFTPAANPEPEAPRAPRPQQGQRRKPQENSKQATPAKNNAAAPSQQAKRSQPAQPRSQKPMSEAARHQAMPQSALFSPQPTNSNQRGNRGNSNRGQVARGQQNRGNANPGSQYRTGGRDR, encoded by the coding sequence TTGACTATTGAAACAAGCAACACAACCACCTTTGACTCTTTAGGTTTATCCGAACCTATCCTACGTGCAATTAATGACGCTGGTTACAGCGCCCCTACTCCGATTCAAGCCAATGCTATTCCACTGGTATTATCCGGCGGTGACTTATTAGCTGGCGCACAAACCGGTACCGGTAAAACTGCAGGTTTCACCCTGCCGATTCTGCACTTACTTAGCAAAAAGCCACGTGCTGAAGCTGCTGCCAGCCGCCCACGCTGCTTGATGCTCTCACCCACACGTGAACTTGCAGCGCAGATTGAAGAGTCAGTAAAAACTTACGGTAAACATCTGCCGCTGACCTCCACCGTGATTTTTGGCGGCGTGAATGCAAATCCGCAAATTGCCCGATTAAAAAAACCACTGGATATTTTGGTGGCAACACCAGGCCGTCTGCTAGACCATGCCAATCAAAAAAATGTTGATTTATCCGGCATTGAGATTTTAGTACTAGACGAAGCTGACCGCATGCTAGATATGGGCTTCATCCGTGATATTAAGAAAATTCTGGCAATACTACCTAAGCAGCGCCAAAACTTGCTGTTCTCAGCCACCTTCTCTGAAGAAATTAAAGCATTGGCAGATGGCCTGCTGCATAACCCAGGCTTTGTTGAAGTAGCGCGCCGCAATACCGCCTCAGAGTTAGTTGAACAAACGGTACATATGGTGCCGCAAGCGCATAAACGTGATTTGGTTACCCACCTGATTAAACACCATGATTGGAAGCAAGTATTAGTGTTCACACGTACCAAGCATGGTGCTAACCGCTTGGCGGAAAAGCTGATCAAAGACGATATTCAGGCAGCGGCGATTCACGGCAACAAGAGCCAAGGTGCACGTACCAAGGCATTGGCACAATTTAAAGATGGCAGCATGCGTGTATTGGTAGCAACCGATATTGCAGCACGCGGTTTGGATATTGACCAATTACCGCAAGTAGTAAACTTTGAATTACCCAATGTACCGGAAGACTATGTACACCGTATTGGCCGTACTGGCCGTGCCGGCAGCAGCGGCGCTGCGGTTTCTCTGGTTGATAGAGAAGAAATCAAACTATTAAAAGATATTGAAAAGCTGATTAAGCGCGAAATCCCAAGAGTCAGTGTTGAAGGATTTACACCTGCCGCTAATCCGGAGCCTGAAGCGCCACGCGCACCGCGTCCGCAGCAAGGGCAACGCCGCAAACCTCAGGAAAATAGCAAACAAGCCACGCCAGCAAAGAACAATGCTGCGGCACCAAGCCAACAAGCCAAGCGCTCGCAACCAGCACAGCCTCGCTCACAAAAACCAATGTCTGAGGCGGCTAGACATCAGGCCATGCCACAAAGTGCGCTTTTTTCACCTCAACCAACTAACAGCAACCAACGTGGCAATCGCGGCAATAGCAACCGCGGGCAAGTAGCGCGCGGACAGCAAAACCGTGGTAATGCCAACCCTGGCAGCCAATACAGAACGGGTGGTAGAGACCGCTAA
- the rpoE gene encoding RNA polymerase sigma factor RpoE — MANAPVSGNREIDHELVVRAQRGDKRAFGLLVDKYQRKLARLLSRMIRDQAEIEDVVQESFIKAYRALPNFRGDSAFYTWLYRIGINTAKNYLVSMGRRPTVSTDIEIEDAENFDSGDELRTTETPESSMMTKQIAQTVNDTVEGLPEELKTAITLREIEGLSYEEIATIMSCPIGTVRSRIFRARETIALKLRPLLDTPENKRW, encoded by the coding sequence GTGGCTAATGCACCAGTTTCTGGTAATCGTGAGATTGATCATGAGCTCGTAGTGCGCGCGCAACGCGGGGATAAGCGTGCGTTTGGCCTGCTTGTTGATAAATATCAGCGCAAGTTGGCGCGTCTGTTATCACGCATGATTCGCGATCAGGCTGAGATTGAGGATGTGGTGCAAGAGTCCTTTATCAAAGCGTATCGTGCATTACCAAATTTCCGAGGCGATAGTGCTTTTTATACTTGGCTCTATCGTATTGGTATTAATACGGCAAAAAACTACTTGGTTTCTATGGGACGCCGTCCTACGGTGTCTACTGATATTGAAATCGAAGATGCCGAGAATTTTGACAGTGGTGATGAGTTGCGTACCACAGAAACCCCTGAATCCAGCATGATGACCAAGCAGATCGCGCAAACGGTTAACGATACCGTGGAAGGCCTGCCTGAAGAGTTGAAGACGGCTATTACCTTGCGTGAAATTGAGGGTTTAAGTTACGAAGAAATCGCAACCATTATGAGTTGCCCAATTGGCACAGTGCGTTCAAGAATCTTCAGAGCGCGTGAGACGATTGCGCTGAAATTAAGACCTTTGTTGGATACACCAGAAAATAAGCGTTGGTAA
- the nirD gene encoding nitrite reductase small subunit NirD — MSNWVRVAPLEEIPKLGARVVRSKDVDIGVFRLEDDRIYAVNNSCPHKGGPLSEGIVYGDRIACPLHSWKISLVDGKADEPDVGETACFNTKIEDGVVYLELKE, encoded by the coding sequence ATGAGTAATTGGGTAAGAGTTGCACCTCTTGAGGAAATCCCTAAATTAGGCGCACGTGTTGTGCGTAGTAAAGACGTTGATATCGGTGTGTTCCGTTTAGAAGATGACCGCATCTACGCTGTAAATAATAGCTGCCCACACAAAGGCGGCCCATTGTCAGAAGGTATTGTGTACGGCGACAGAATCGCCTGCCCATTACATAGCTGGAAAATCAGCTTGGTAGATGGCAAGGCAGATGAGCCGGATGTAGGCGAAACTGCATGTTTTAATACTAAGATTGAAGATGGCGTAGTTTATTTAGAATTAAAAGAGTAA
- a CDS encoding nitrate reductase, whose product MIKQTKSTCCYCGVGCGVIIHSENDKIIDVKGDPNHPANFGRLCTKGSTLHLSAKLDNRLLYPELRTNRDLPRKRATWDESLDLAVEKFAKTIETHGPDSVAFYLSGQLLTEDYYVFNKLAKGLIGTNNVDTNSRLCMSSAVAGYKVTLGADAPPACYEDIDHTECLFIAGSNTAFAHPIIYRRIEDAKAKNPNLKIVVVDPRQTDTAKAADLHLAILPGTDVALFNGMLHVMLWEGMLNHAYIEQYTNGFAELKETVREYTPKMVADICGIKEADIITAAKWFGKGPSLSMYCMGLNQSVHGTEKNAALINLHLATGQIGKPGAGPFSLTGQPNAMGGREVGGMATLMSGHRDLANAEHRAEVADLWGVDSVPETPGKSAIEMFDAVKEGSIKAIWIACTNPAHSMPDLNSVLEALDTAQFVVVQDAFNNTETAKYADVLLPASTWGEKEGSVTNSERRITRVNPAVATPAEARHDWAIAVDFAQRLEQRLAKGSALFPYSTTEQIFNEHRETTRGRDLDITGLSYDLLNEQGPQQWPFKEGDASGKARLYADGVFQKPDGRAQFVNAVYKATADKTDARHPLHLLTGRLRDQWHGMSRTGNVAQLFNHAEEPVIQMNADDMMRRSINNGDIVKVSNKRGSLVLPAQVSDEVRPSQTFIPMHWGSQYMNGLGVNALMPPSFDKTSKQPELKHTAIKLEKLELPWRMTVMRTIHNLEVLQKIRGFLSHFEYASCGLFGRQTETHSGMLILRAAHTEAPDAQMIEEIDAILGMTGDAPLLNYLDAKRGISKRILVETNLENKAEVTGVRLVGETLATAWLKDVMGTGEFSPELRRWALAPLSAPPAGQRSRGKIVCNCLDVAENEIIDNIQLGADLITLQNKLKCGTQCGSCVPELKQLVRIYAKN is encoded by the coding sequence TTGATTAAGCAAACTAAAAGTACCTGTTGTTATTGCGGCGTAGGCTGCGGGGTGATTATTCACTCTGAAAACGACAAAATTATCGATGTTAAAGGTGATCCGAACCATCCGGCCAACTTTGGGCGTTTGTGTACCAAAGGCTCTACGCTGCATCTGTCAGCTAAGCTGGATAATCGCCTGCTATACCCAGAACTGCGTACTAACCGTGATTTACCACGCAAGCGCGCGACATGGGATGAGTCACTAGACTTAGCGGTTGAGAAGTTTGCTAAAACTATTGAAACACATGGTCCTGATAGCGTTGCTTTTTATCTTTCCGGGCAGTTACTCACTGAAGATTATTACGTCTTTAACAAACTGGCTAAGGGCTTGATTGGTACGAATAACGTAGATACTAACTCGCGTCTGTGCATGTCGTCTGCCGTCGCAGGTTATAAAGTGACCTTAGGTGCAGATGCACCGCCTGCCTGTTATGAAGACATCGATCATACCGAGTGCTTATTCATTGCCGGCTCCAATACAGCTTTTGCGCATCCGATCATTTATCGTCGGATTGAAGATGCCAAAGCAAAGAATCCTAATTTAAAAATAGTAGTGGTTGACCCACGCCAAACCGATACCGCCAAGGCTGCTGATTTGCACTTAGCAATTTTGCCGGGTACGGATGTCGCATTATTTAACGGCATGTTGCATGTCATGCTATGGGAAGGTATGTTGAACCATGCCTATATCGAGCAATACACCAATGGCTTTGCAGAGCTAAAAGAAACCGTACGTGAATACACGCCTAAAATGGTAGCTGATATTTGCGGTATTAAAGAGGCAGATATTATCACTGCCGCTAAATGGTTTGGCAAAGGCCCTAGTCTTTCTATGTACTGTATGGGTTTGAACCAGTCTGTGCACGGTACAGAAAAAAATGCAGCGCTGATTAACCTGCATTTGGCCACTGGGCAAATCGGTAAACCGGGTGCTGGACCGTTCTCGCTGACAGGTCAGCCTAATGCCATGGGTGGGCGTGAGGTGGGCGGTATGGCTACGCTGATGTCTGGCCATAGAGATTTAGCTAATGCTGAGCATCGCGCAGAAGTCGCTGACTTATGGGGCGTAGATAGCGTGCCGGAAACACCTGGTAAATCAGCCATTGAGATGTTTGATGCGGTAAAAGAGGGCAGTATTAAAGCCATCTGGATTGCCTGCACTAACCCAGCACACTCTATGCCAGACCTGAATAGTGTGCTGGAGGCCTTGGATACCGCTCAGTTTGTGGTAGTACAAGATGCTTTCAATAATACCGAAACCGCAAAATATGCCGATGTGCTGCTGCCAGCAAGCACATGGGGCGAAAAAGAAGGTTCAGTGACCAATTCAGAGCGCCGTATTACGCGCGTGAACCCTGCTGTGGCAACGCCTGCGGAAGCGCGCCATGACTGGGCAATCGCAGTAGACTTTGCGCAGCGTCTAGAGCAAAGGCTTGCGAAAGGTAGCGCTTTATTTCCTTATAGCACTACAGAGCAAATCTTTAACGAGCACCGCGAAACCACACGTGGACGCGACCTCGATATTACAGGCTTAAGCTACGACTTGCTTAACGAGCAAGGTCCACAGCAATGGCCGTTTAAAGAGGGCGATGCTAGTGGTAAGGCACGTTTGTATGCCGACGGCGTGTTCCAAAAGCCTGATGGTAGAGCGCAGTTTGTGAATGCTGTTTATAAAGCGACGGCGGATAAAACCGATGCACGTCATCCATTACACTTGCTTACTGGCCGATTACGCGATCAGTGGCATGGCATGAGCCGCACCGGTAACGTTGCGCAGCTGTTTAACCATGCAGAAGAGCCAGTGATTCAGATGAACGCTGACGACATGATGCGCCGTTCTATTAACAATGGCGACATCGTTAAAGTCAGTAACAAGCGGGGTAGCCTAGTATTACCGGCTCAGGTGTCAGATGAGGTAAGACCATCACAAACTTTTATTCCGATGCACTGGGGCAGCCAGTATATGAATGGTTTGGGTGTGAATGCGTTAATGCCGCCAAGTTTTGACAAAACCTCTAAACAGCCAGAACTCAAACACACCGCGATTAAGCTAGAGAAGTTAGAGTTGCCTTGGCGGATGACGGTGATGCGCACCATCCATAATCTGGAGGTGCTGCAAAAAATCAGAGGTTTCTTATCGCACTTTGAATACGCCAGCTGTGGGCTGTTTGGTCGCCAGACCGAAACCCATAGCGGCATGCTTATCCTGCGAGCTGCACATACGGAGGCGCCGGATGCACAGATGATTGAAGAGATTGATGCGATACTCGGTATGACTGGTGATGCACCTTTACTCAATTATCTGGATGCTAAACGTGGTATCAGTAAGCGTATTCTGGTTGAAACCAATTTGGAAAATAAAGCCGAAGTGACAGGTGTAAGGTTGGTTGGTGAGACCCTGGCGACTGCATGGCTTAAAGACGTGATGGGTACCGGTGAGTTTAGCCCAGAGCTACGCCGTTGGGCGTTGGCACCGTTAAGTGCGCCGCCAGCTGGTCAGCGTAGCCGCGGTAAGATTGTATGTAACTGCCTAGATGTTGCCGAAAACGAAATTATCGACAATATTCAGTTGGGTGCAGATTTGATTACGCTACAGAACAAGCTTAAATGCGGTACGCAGTGTGGCTCATGTGTGCCTGAGTTAAAACAATTGGTACGTATCTATGCTAAAAATTAA
- a CDS encoding DUF4202 domain-containing protein, which translates to MNISNPSQFDQAIARFDAFNALDPNLEDMTGASQPKELVYAQRMTEMLKRYSAEASEALLLAARCQHIGRWKTPRSDYPMTKPGYHQWRNALKSFHADTARSILSELAYDAATIDHVCALVKKELPRTNLEAQTLEDVIVLVFLEHYLAQFVATHSDYEEAKFVDILVKSLRKTSPQAHQFILSMTTLPEALAPLVKKLVMEQF; encoded by the coding sequence ATGAATATATCTAATCCATCACAGTTTGACCAAGCCATCGCGCGCTTTGACGCATTTAATGCTTTAGACCCCAACCTGGAAGATATGACCGGTGCCAGCCAGCCTAAAGAGTTAGTTTATGCACAGCGCATGACGGAGATGCTCAAACGCTACAGTGCAGAGGCTTCTGAGGCGCTGTTGCTGGCAGCAAGATGCCAGCATATCGGCCGTTGGAAAACACCGCGTAGCGACTACCCAATGACCAAGCCGGGATACCACCAATGGCGCAATGCACTAAAGTCGTTTCATGCTGATACCGCACGCAGTATTCTGAGCGAACTTGCCTATGATGCAGCGACAATTGACCATGTATGCGCATTGGTAAAAAAAGAACTGCCAAGAACCAACCTTGAAGCGCAGACACTGGAAGATGTCATCGTATTAGTCTTCCTTGAGCACTATCTTGCGCAGTTTGTCGCCACGCACAGCGACTACGAAGAAGCAAAGTTCGTAGATATATTGGTTAAATCTCTACGTAAAACCTCACCACAAGCGCATCAGTTTATTTTATCCATGACAACATTACCGGAAGCACTAGCACCGCTGGTAAAAAAATTAGTGATGGAACAGTTCTAG
- a CDS encoding sigma-E factor negative regulatory protein — MSEQISALMDDEIAVEDAEHLIASIHTSRQASQTWHQYHLIGDAMRGDVALGASFKQKLMQRIEQEPTVLAPSASKVTAHKKTTAVLKDKLPASWSIAASFAAVMVVGWLALQQQTEPNPAAALEVAQVTTTSESIPNEYLMAHQSLAPSTSSYYIQSVNYSE, encoded by the coding sequence ATGAGTGAACAAATTTCTGCTTTAATGGATGACGAAATTGCAGTAGAAGATGCTGAGCATCTGATTGCGTCCATACACACTAGTAGACAAGCCTCGCAAACTTGGCATCAGTACCACTTGATTGGCGACGCGATGCGTGGCGATGTGGCGTTAGGCGCGAGCTTTAAACAAAAGCTCATGCAAAGAATAGAACAAGAACCCACAGTGCTGGCCCCTAGTGCATCAAAGGTTACAGCCCATAAAAAAACTACAGCAGTATTAAAAGATAAATTACCCGCTAGCTGGTCTATTGCGGCATCCTTTGCTGCTGTAATGGTGGTGGGTTGGCTGGCATTGCAGCAGCAAACTGAGCCTAACCCCGCCGCAGCACTAGAAGTCGCGCAAGTCACAACTACCAGCGAATCCATTCCCAATGAGTATTTGATGGCGCATCAATCACTAGCCCCCTCAACGAGTTCATACTATATTCAATCAGTGAATTATTCAGAATGA
- the nadB gene encoding L-aspartate oxidase, protein MQQFDVLIIGSGLAGLSLALRTADHKKICLVSKRSINDTASNWAQGGIAAVQNNEDSIDAHIQDTLIAGAGLCDEAVTRKVVEHGKETVEWLIEQGVKFTRDSNNSKYHLTREGGHSHRRIIHAADATGHAVQTTLADQVRQHPNITLLENHIAVDLITTHKVKNLDPKITENNACLGAYVLDNSTGKVITIGAHNTILATGGAGKVYLYTTNPDVSTGDGIAMAWRAGCRVANMEFIQFHPTCLFHPHAKSFLISEVVRGEGGLLKLPDGTRFMPEYDQRAELAPRDIVARAIDFEMKKRGLDCVYLDISHKPLSFIQEHFPNIYKRCLELGIDISKAPIPVVPAAHYTCGGVMTDDKGQTDVNHLYAIGETSCTGLHGANRLASNSLLECLVFGKAAAEDILSQAQHTVTNLPYWDESRVTDADEEVLITHTWDELRRFMWNYVGIVRTDKRLSRALHRIHMLRDEVHEFYSNFKISNDLIELRNLLQVAELIVLSAIERKESRGLHCSKDHPNLEEEAIPTVLEPSNYYSLLDREHGLKHQH, encoded by the coding sequence ATGCAGCAATTTGATGTTTTAATTATTGGCAGCGGCCTCGCAGGACTCTCGCTTGCACTCAGAACTGCCGATCATAAAAAAATCTGCTTAGTCAGCAAACGCAGCATTAACGACACAGCCAGTAATTGGGCACAAGGTGGTATTGCAGCCGTACAAAATAACGAGGATTCTATAGACGCTCATATTCAAGACACGCTGATTGCGGGCGCCGGCCTTTGCGATGAGGCAGTCACGAGGAAGGTAGTGGAGCACGGTAAAGAAACCGTAGAATGGCTGATCGAACAAGGGGTGAAGTTCACCCGTGACAGTAATAACAGCAAGTACCATTTAACGCGCGAGGGCGGCCATAGCCACCGTCGCATTATCCATGCGGCAGACGCCACTGGCCACGCGGTACAAACTACGCTGGCCGACCAGGTAAGACAACACCCTAATATCACCCTACTTGAAAACCACATTGCGGTGGATTTAATCACTACGCACAAGGTGAAAAATCTAGACCCAAAAATCACTGAAAACAACGCATGCTTAGGCGCTTATGTGTTGGACAACAGCACCGGCAAAGTCATCACCATAGGCGCACACAATACTATTTTGGCCACTGGCGGCGCCGGCAAAGTGTACCTTTACACGACCAACCCTGATGTAAGTACTGGCGACGGTATCGCCATGGCGTGGCGCGCTGGCTGCCGCGTAGCCAATATGGAGTTCATTCAATTCCACCCAACCTGCTTATTCCACCCTCACGCTAAATCCTTCTTAATCTCAGAAGTGGTGAGAGGTGAAGGTGGCTTACTTAAGCTGCCGGATGGCACCAGATTTATGCCAGAGTATGACCAGCGTGCAGAACTGGCGCCAAGGGATATCGTAGCGCGCGCCATAGACTTTGAAATGAAAAAACGCGGGCTTGACTGCGTGTATCTAGACATTTCGCACAAACCGCTCAGCTTTATACAAGAGCATTTCCCGAATATCTATAAGCGTTGTTTAGAGCTGGGCATTGATATCAGCAAAGCACCCATCCCTGTTGTACCAGCTGCACACTATACCTGCGGCGGCGTAATGACAGATGATAAGGGCCAAACCGACGTGAACCACCTCTACGCAATTGGCGAAACCTCTTGCACCGGCCTGCATGGGGCAAACCGCTTAGCCAGCAACTCATTATTAGAGTGTTTAGTATTTGGCAAAGCAGCGGCTGAGGACATTTTAAGCCAGGCCCAACACACAGTGACCAACCTGCCATATTGGGATGAAAGCCGTGTAACAGACGCAGATGAAGAGGTATTAATCACCCACACCTGGGATGAGTTACGTCGCTTTATGTGGAACTACGTTGGTATTGTTCGTACAGACAAACGTCTTAGCCGTGCGCTGCATCGCATACATATGTTGCGTGATGAAGTGCATGAGTTCTATAGCAACTTTAAAATTAGCAACGACCTGATTGAGTTGCGTAACTTGCTGCAAGTGGCAGAACTGATTGTATTAAGTGCGATTGAACGCAAAGAGAGTCGTGGCCTGCACTGTAGCAAAGACCACCCCAATTTAGAGGAGGAAGCCATTCCCACTGTGCTGGAGCCCTCCAATTACTACAGCCTACTAGATAGAGAGCATGGGCTTAAACATCAGCATTAA
- a CDS encoding FKBP-type peptidyl-prolyl cis-trans isomerase codes for MQVAMNTVVTMTYELKDADGNVLESSNEPVAYLHGGYDNIFPKVEEAMHGKNIGDVVVVDLQPADAFGEYDEELVQIEPASAFPAADLKVGMQFEGEDETGDVVLYTVTEIADGKVIVDGNHPWAGERVVFTATITAVRSANKEEVAHQHVHGAGGHHH; via the coding sequence ATGCAAGTTGCAATGAACACTGTTGTCACAATGACTTACGAACTGAAAGATGCTGATGGCAATGTGCTTGAATCAAGCAATGAGCCAGTAGCGTACTTACACGGTGGTTATGACAACATTTTCCCAAAAGTTGAAGAAGCTATGCACGGCAAAAATATCGGTGATGTAGTGGTTGTAGATTTACAACCAGCCGATGCTTTTGGTGAGTATGACGAAGAGTTGGTACAAATTGAGCCAGCGAGCGCTTTTCCTGCTGCAGACCTAAAAGTAGGCATGCAATTTGAAGGTGAAGATGAAACTGGCGACGTTGTGCTATACACCGTAACAGAAATTGCAGATGGTAAAGTGATTGTAGACGGCAACCACCCTTGGGCTGGTGAGCGCGTTGTGTTCACAGCAACCATTACAGCTGTACGCAGTGCAAACAAAGAAGAAGTTGCCCACCAACACGTACACGGTGCAGGCGGCCACCACCACTAA
- a CDS encoding bifunctional protein-serine/threonine kinase/phosphatase, which produces MSLKFTVGQSSLTGPRTRNEDYVGVVTPSGEQLSVKGALFAIADGVSGNAGGGEASEMTVRTVTTDYYATPDTWEPFTALDKVLVAANRWLIAQANANSAMAGMATTLSLLVLRGQRYYAAHVGDTRIYLLRNGVLKQLTTDHVWDRPDMRHVLKRAVGLDRHLEVDFSEGALQEGDVFALMSDGVWDSVGEQTIHKVLGLYNNPQMMCDHLTKAAIEKGSQDNSTAIALRVEALGEDTLLELLAGGRHLTVPDKLNVGDIIDDFEVLENMYESRASLLYKVRHTTTKQFFVLKTLQPALATDTESCNGLLNEEWLAKRVVSQYVPQVFPVSVEKRSKLYYVMSWHEGSTLQQRIDSGHHFTVAGIGKVGVDMMRGIGALHRLNIVHRDIKPANVHQGSDQRLRILDLGVALSMQTSKSDVVQNPGTPSYMAPELFEGAVATPQSDIYAAGVTLYHLLTRKYPHGEIEPFQNPKFGTPTAPTRYRPDIPYWLENIVLKAIATDPKQRFETAEEMLIALEHGELKPILPPARTPLIARARLVKWQWIAIFSLILNFLLIYLLAVS; this is translated from the coding sequence ATGTCACTTAAATTCACTGTTGGTCAGTCTAGCCTTACCGGGCCTAGAACACGTAATGAAGATTATGTTGGAGTAGTAACGCCGTCAGGTGAGCAGTTAAGTGTCAAAGGTGCGCTGTTTGCCATCGCTGATGGTGTGAGTGGCAATGCCGGTGGTGGTGAAGCTTCTGAGATGACGGTACGTACTGTCACTACAGATTACTACGCCACACCGGATACCTGGGAACCATTCACCGCGCTCGATAAAGTGCTGGTGGCGGCTAATCGCTGGTTAATTGCACAGGCTAACGCCAACAGCGCGATGGCTGGCATGGCAACCACCCTGTCTTTATTGGTATTGCGTGGTCAGCGTTATTACGCTGCACATGTTGGCGATACACGTATCTACCTATTACGCAATGGCGTATTAAAGCAACTGACCACAGACCATGTGTGGGACAGGCCAGATATGCGCCACGTGTTAAAGCGCGCGGTAGGTTTAGATCGCCATCTTGAAGTGGATTTTTCTGAAGGTGCGCTGCAAGAAGGTGATGTGTTTGCGCTAATGAGCGATGGCGTGTGGGATAGTGTAGGTGAGCAAACCATCCATAAGGTGCTGGGCTTATACAACAACCCGCAAATGATGTGCGATCATCTGACTAAAGCCGCGATTGAAAAGGGCAGTCAGGATAACTCCACTGCAATTGCGTTAAGAGTAGAAGCGCTGGGCGAAGATACTTTACTTGAGTTGTTAGCCGGCGGCAGACATTTAACGGTGCCAGATAAGCTCAATGTGGGTGACATCATTGATGATTTTGAAGTGCTGGAAAACATGTATGAGTCACGTGCCAGTCTGCTTTATAAAGTCAGGCACACGACGACTAAACAGTTCTTTGTACTGAAAACCTTACAGCCTGCGCTGGCAACTGACACCGAGAGCTGCAATGGTCTGTTGAATGAAGAGTGGCTGGCGAAACGTGTGGTTTCACAGTATGTGCCGCAGGTATTCCCGGTCTCTGTAGAAAAGCGCAGCAAGCTTTACTATGTGATGAGCTGGCATGAAGGTTCAACCTTGCAGCAGCGCATAGATAGCGGACATCACTTTACGGTGGCTGGTATTGGCAAAGTAGGCGTGGATATGATGCGCGGTATCGGCGCCTTGCATCGTCTAAATATCGTACATCGTGACATTAAACCTGCGAACGTGCATCAAGGCAGTGATCAACGCCTGCGTATTTTAGATTTAGGGGTTGCACTTAGCATGCAGACTTCTAAGTCAGATGTAGTGCAAAACCCGGGCACGCCTAGCTATATGGCGCCAGAATTGTTTGAAGGGGCCGTGGCAACGCCACAAAGTGATATTTATGCAGCGGGCGTTACGTTGTATCATCTACTGACACGCAAGTATCCGCATGGTGAAATAGAGCCTTTTCAGAATCCAAAGTTTGGTACTCCAACTGCCCCAACCAGATACCGTCCAGATATCCCGTACTGGTTAGAGAATATAGTGCTAAAAGCCATTGCAACCGATCCTAAGCAGCGTTTTGAAACTGCTGAAGAAATGTTGATAGCTTTAGAGCATGGCGAATTAAAGCCCATTTTGCCACCGGCCCGCACACCATTGATTGCACGCGCTAGGTTGGTTAAGTGGCAATGGATAGCGATATTTTCGCTTATCTTGAATTTTTTATTGATTTATTTATTAGCTGTTTCATGA